AGATCGGCGCCTACCACACCGTCGCTCCCAACGATCCCCACTACCGACTGGCCCGCATCGCCCTGAACGTCGTCGCCTACACCGTCGCCATGGTGCTGTTCCTGCTGGTATATCGCACCCGCGCCCGCAGCCTGGTATCCGCCACCCTGATCGCCGTCATCAGCGTCCTCCTGGCCCTGGAGCTACTCCGCGGCTCCCAGCAGCGCCTGGGCGACGTTCTCCTGTACGCCGGCATCACGGGTGCCCTGCTGGGCGAGGCCACCTGGGCGCTCAACTACTGGCGGACGAGCAGCTACACGGCCGGATTCCTCCTGCTCCTCATCTTCTATCTGACCGTCGGCCTGGGACAGCACGCCCTGATGGAGCGGCTGACCCGTCGCGTGCTCCTGGAGTACGCGGCCGTAGCCGTGGCCGGGGTGCTTTTCATCCTCCTCTGGCTGGCGCCATGACGTCCGCTGGCGCCTCACGGGGGCGCAACAGGACGGCAGCGATGAGGACAAGCCCCACCCCTATCCACTGAGGCGGATCCAACACCTCCCCAAATCCCAGGTATCCCATCAACACGGCCAGGGCTGGCTCCAACGTGGCCAGCAGGCTGGCGACGCTGACGCGAATGCGCTGCACCCCGGCCGCATAGGCGAGCCCGCCTCCCAGCGTCGGCCCCACGGCGATGAAGATCAGCAGGCCCAACACAGGAAGCGATCGCAGCGGCGCGAGCAAATCGCGAGGCGGCTGCAGGGCCACGAGGAGGAAGGCGCCGATGGCGAAGCCGTAGAATTGCACAACGGCCGGCGAATAGCGGCGCACCGCCAGCTTGTTAAAGATGCTGTACAGGCCATATCCGATTCCCGCCCCCAGCCCCCACAGCACGCCCAACACGTTGAACCGAAGCGCCGTCACGTCGTATGCCTGGGCCACCAAAGCACATCCCAGGAATGCCAGCACCAGCGCGATCCCCCGGCGCAGGTCCATCCCCTCTCCCAGCCATCGCCAGGCGATGAGCGCCACCCAGGCGGGCGCGGTGTACATCAAGACCACCGCCATCGCGATGCCCGTGAGATGGATCGCGTACGCGTAGGCGATGTAAAAGAGCGCCACGCCGACCACCCCATAGGCCAGCATCAGCGGCCCATCCCTCCGGGAGATGCGCAGCCCGGCCGGGAAATCTCCCCGGATGACCATCCAGATCGCCAGGGCACAGGCAGCTCCCCCCGCCCGATAGGCGACCAACGTCAACGGGGGTACGCCGAGCCCAAGCACGGCCTTGTAAAACAGCGCCAGGCTGGCCCACAGCACGGCGGCGAGCCAGATGAGCAAATACCCGATCAGGGCATCACCGAAGCGCCCAGAGCGCCGGGACATCGGGTCAATCCCGGGTGTCCAGGATCGATAGCGCAGGACGTCCCTCCCGCACCGCCTCCACCGCGGCGATCAGACGGTCAGGACGATGGGCAAAGGCTTCCCAAGGCACCTGTCGCTTGACCAGAGCGACCAGGACATCATGCAGCGCCTGGTTGACAGGCGTCGGCACCCCAGCTTGACGCCCATATCGCACCACGGCGCCGTTCAGCCATCCCACCTCGGACCGATCCCGGCCTCGATGGAGGTCGATGTGCAGGGAGGGCATCTTGCCGCCACGCCCGCCCCCCGCCATACGACGCACGATGGGCTGGAGGGCCACCACCGGCAGGAAGCGTATGAACGGCACGTACAGCGGCCATCGATAGCGTCCCAGGCGGACCGGACGGATCCCCAAAGCACGCATCACCGCGATGGCCTCCCGCCAGGCGGCCACCTCCAACGCGGCCAGCCGTCGATCGCCGAGCAGCCGCTCCGGCGGCCAATCCAGGATGGCCGAGCTGGCGTTCGCCGTCAGGTTCATGAGCAGCTTCGTCCACTTCAATCCTCGATAGTCGGGATAGCGCTCCACATGGAACCCTGCCTCGGACAGAGCCTGCTGCACATCATCCAATACGCAGGTACGATCCACAGGGGACAGGCCGATCACACCGCTCCGGGCGATGACGATATGCCCGGGCTCGGGCACGGCCACCGGCGTGGTAATCGCCCCCGCGATCACCTGTCGGCGTCTGAAGTGCTGGAATAACGTCTCCTCATTGCCCACGCCATTCTGCAGGGAGAGAATGCGCAACGTCTCCGTCGGCGCCGGGCCATGCGCGCTGAGGGCCATCCGAAGCCCCCGGGCCGCCTCGGCCGTGTTATATGACTTGACCGCGATCAGGGCCAGGTCAAAGGAGCGCTCCCCCGCCAGCGCCTCGCCGATCGAGGTGGCGACCCGGACATCCGGGATCACGGTCTCCTGCCCCTCCTCCGTCAGCCGAAGCCCTCGCTCACGCACGGCCTCCGCCAGCCATGGACGACCCAGCAAGGTGACCGCATGGCCGCCCTGTTGGAGCTTCGCCCCGACCATGGCGCCGATCGCGCCGGCGCCCACCACGAGAACCCTCATCTCGACGCACACAACAATCGGGCCGGCGAATCGTCCACCGCGATCCCGTACGCCAGGGCCAGGACCTCCACCGGATGGACGGAGGGACGCCCCGTCCCATGGGAGATCTGCCAGCGGCAGGTCTCGCTATCACACACAGCCACCGGGCCACCGGTCTCCAGGATCTGCCGGAACAGCGGCTCGCCGACGGCCATGGCGATGTCGTATTTCTCGTGCTTGTAGCCATACGTGCCGGCGATGCCACAGCAATCCGCGTCCATCTCCACGACCGTCAGGCCGGGGATCAGGCTCATCAGGTCGAAAGCCGGGCGCCCCATCCCATGAGCCTTCAACTGGCACGGCGCGTGATAGGGCACGGTGGCCTCGAGGGGGGCGAAGCCCGTGTCCAGCTCATCGCGCTCCCATAGCAGCCGCAGGAACTCGCAGATGTCGTACGTGTGCTCCGCCACCAGGCGGGCGTCCTCATCATCGATGTCCAGGATGGCCCGGTAATCGTGCTTCAGCGTCAACGTGCAGCTGGTGGAGGTGCCGACGATCAGATATCCGCGGCGCACCCACGGCGCCAGTTTGCGCAGATTGCTATACGCATACCTGCGAGCCCCCGTGAAATCGCCCTGGGACATGATGGGAAGGCCACAGCAGTTCTGATCGGGCACCACGACCTCGAATCCGTTTCGCTCCAGGACGGCTACCGCCGCCTTGCCCACACGCGGCTCGTAATACTGGGTGGAACATCCGTGGAAGTAGAGCACCTGCCCACGATCGCCGGGGCGCGCCGGACCCGGCGATGCGGGCTGATCGAACGAGAAGGGGCGTCCCGGCATGACCCGCCGGCCTCGATACCAGTCGCGAAACGTCTGCCGAGCAATAGGAGGGAACGGCGCTCGATGATCGATCCCCAATACCGCCTCGGCGGCCAACCGGAAGGGGGAGAAGTGCATCGCCCAATTGGCCAGGGGCGCCACCGGATGCGCCAGCTTCCCCAGCCATTCGGAACGGCTGATGAGGAGGTTGCGCAGAGGGATGCGCTCCGTCTCATACAGCTTCGCCCGGGCCTTGGCATTGATCTCCATGATCTTGACCCCATGGGGGCAGACCATGTCGCAGACGCCACAGCCGGAGCAGTAATCCACCGATCGATCCACCGTCGGCGCCCTGGGATCACGGAAGCGCTGCGCCTGCGGCCCGACGTACTTCGGGCCGGGGAACCGCTCCGGTGCCACCGTCGCCACCGGGCACGCCGTCGTGCAAATGTTGCACTTCATGCAGTGGTCCAGAGTGAGCCGAACGTCCTGTGATCTCGTCATCCGATATCCATTCGTCTGCCTGTGAACGGCCGATAACATCGGCCATGTACCCTTTCGGCGGAAATGATATGAGACACGGCGCCGCCGTGCCTTCCCCCAACGGTCTGTACGGATCGGCTACCCCAATATGGCCCGCGCGGCCGCGTAGCCGGTGGCGATAGGAACGCCATCGCCGATGCCCGCCCGGGGATCCGCGCCGCCCGCCAGCAAAGCTCCCGCCACATGCACGTTCTCCAACACCGGCCGCCCTCGCTCGTCGATCGGCTGCATCCGCTCGTTCACCGCCACCCCCGCCGCCAGAATGGGATGCGGGCCATACGGGTGCGGGGCACTCCACGCCTCCGGATCGGGCACGTTGCGCAGGGGCAGACCGAGGATGGGCTCCTCGACGGCACCTGTATGATCCGTGACGAGCCCGTGCCCGTAGATGCCTCCGGTGGCCAACACGAAATGGTCGGCGGCAAAGCGCACGGGCCGCGTCGTCGATTGCACGTACACCGCGTGGACCCGTCCCCCCTGCCTCTCCGCGCTCACCACGGGAAAGCCGACCTGCCAGCGCCCCCCGGCCTGTCGGAAGAGCTGACGCCAGGCCTCGAACAACCGGAGCCCCGGCGCCGACGGCGGCAACGTGGGGATCTCGAAGATGGGACGATCGATCTCGGCGCTCACCTCGCGCCAGGCGTCCCGATCGCGCAGGCCGAGCACGGCCGGGAACCCCACCCGTTTGGCGTCACCCAGGAGGGGTTTCAGCGCCCGCAACACCTGGGCCCGGAAATCCGGATCATCGAACGCCCGGGCCAGCTCCACGGGGGTGATGTTGTCCCGCCCCCGCAGAGCGGGCACGTCCAGATAGGCGCCGCGGGCCTCCAGCCCGTATACGCGGGAGAGGTTCGCCGCCGCGTACTGGGGATAGAAATCGCGCAGCTCCCGGAATCCCACCAACAACATCGGCTCCGAGCGGCGCACGTCCCCCTCGACCATGGATGCCGGCGCCAGGCAGGTTGGGCGCGCCGCCCCCGCGGCCGTGGGCAGCTGCCAGTTCGCATCCAGGCCGCCCTCGTAGGGCCATCCCGCCCGATCGGTCTCCCGGCGGAAGTAGTCTAAGGCCTCGGCCAACAGCCCCATTCCCACACGCGCGTAGGGATGCTCCGGATAGCCCGACATGAAGGCGGGCAGCGCCTCCCCAGGCGAGGATACGTCCTCACCACCGGCCCTTCCCAGCACATCCACACACCCCGAGCTCAGGTGCGTGCACCCCGCTCCACGGGCCAGAAGCAACACCCGTTTCCCCGCCTGCGCCAGGGCAGTGGCGGAGACCAATCCGGCCAATCCGGCGCCGATCACGATCACATCGTATGTCATGCCCACCTACATCTCCGGGACCAAAGGCGGGAGTCGATTCCAGCCCAGCATGCCCAGGATGAGGACCGCCAACAGCACGATCCCCATGAGGATATGATCCATAGCCATGCCCTGCTCGCCCGCGCGCAGATGCGGCACCACCCGCACGGTCGATTCCACAATACATCCGATGCCGGCCAAGGCGATGGTCAGGCCGAACGCCCAATGGGTCTGCATCACCAACCCGATTCCCAGGATCACCATCGCAATCGCGCCGGCGATCGCCACAAGGGGACGGTCACTTCGAGGGATACGAGGCCGAGAGAAGGCCCGAGCCCATCTCTGCACCGAGCGCAGATGTCGCAGGTTCAGGCCGCTCCATATGAGCAATCCCACGAAGGCCCCAAGCCCTGCCTGCAAAGCGGTCATTCGCCCTCCCTCTGATCAGACCCGGGGAGCCGATCGACCGCCAGCAATCCCTCGAAGATCCATCGATCCAGATAAGCCTGGCGGAGCTGATCTCCCCAGAGCACGGGACGCATCCCCTTCCACCGCTCGGCCAGGAAGGATGTAAGCGCCCGGTTGGCCTGCTCCACAGGCGTATCCAGGGCCTCGTGGAGCAACGCGGCGGTCCGATAGACGCAGAAACCGCCCTGACACGGCCCCATACCCACGCGCAGCCCTCGCCGAACGTCGTCCAGATCGCGCGTCCCGGTCTCTCGCACGAACGACTCGATCTGGTCCCGGTGGACCAACTCGCATTCGCAGATGAGCTGTCCACGTCGCCCCCCTCGCTCACGCTCCTCCAGACGCCGCCCCAACGCGTGGTAGCGGCCATCTTCAGAGCCAGGGACGGGCTCCTCGGCGGTACGACAGGGCCGCTGCGTTCCCAACCGGCGGCACACGAGGTCCACCGTGTGCTCCGCCATCAGGCGATAGGTGGTGAACTTGCCGCCGACAACGGAGACGAAGCCTGCGACGCCATCACGCTCCTCGTGGTCCAGCACGACATAGCCGCGAGTCACGGCCCGCAGGTCCTGCTCCTCGCGTTCGTCCGCCTGAGGACGCTCCTCGTAGAGGGGGCGCACCCCCGCCCAGGCGCGCAGCGCCCTCGTCTGCGAGAAGCCTGGGACCAGCTTCTCGCCCTCTTCCAACAGCTTCTCGACCTCCCACCGCTCGATGGGATAGCGATCCGGATCATCCACGGGAACCGAGGTGGTCCCGATGATGGCCACCGTGTGCACGGGGACCAGGATATCGCCATCGCTGGGAGGATGACAGCGGTTCAGGATGGTGTTGACGAACCGATGGTTCATGGCCACCAGCGTGCCCTTGGCCGGGCGCATGAGCACCTCGATGCCCGCCATGGCCGCGATCTGTCCGGCCCACGCCCCGGCCGCGTTGACCACGCAATCGGCGTGAACGACGATCTCCTCCCCCTTGCGCTCATCGTATATCCGGGCGCCCACAACGCGGTCGCCCTGGCGCAAGAGGTCCAACACGCGATGATAGGTCCAGACCTTCGCCCCGTACGCCCGGGCCGAGGCCGCGTTGGCCGCCACCGCCTCAAAGGAATCACAGGCGGCGTCCGGCACGCGAAACGCCCGGCTGATCCTCGGGTTCAGAAGCGGCTCCTCCCGCAGCGCCTGCGCCGGGCCGACCTCCTCGATGGGGATCCCGCACTCCCAGCAGGCGGCCACCCACTGGTCGGCGTAGTCGGGGTCATCCCAGGGGGTCACCACAAAGAGCCCGTCCAGATCCTCCAGGCAATGGGGGATCACCTGACGCAAGATGAGGTTCTCGGTGATGCACTCACGGGCGGAGACCGGGTCCCGTACGGCATAGCGGGCGCCGGAGTGCAGCAGGCCGTGATAACGACCGGTGGTGCCGTTCGCCAGGTCGGCCTTTTCGACCAGGATGGCCCGGAAGCCGCGCATGGCCAGGTCACGCACCACGCCGGTGCCGGTGGCGCCGCCGCCGATGACCAGAACCTCCGTATCCTCTCGTCTCACACCCATCCAGTCCTCGATCTCCGCCTGAGCGGCAGGGGGGATGCACAGCTGCCGCCATTATACCACGTGGATGGTCGCCGTTCAACTAAGAATTCGTACATGTTTACCCACCCTTTCAACGGGCTCCGGCGGCCCAGACCATTGCCGTGATCATCCGGGAGGGGCCTCTCGCTCCGTCCCCCCGGGGATGGATCGACGGCGGCGCAGCGTTCCCGTCCACGCTTCGGTGCGGCGCTGCCCCGACCCTGATCCACACGCGAAAAGGGCCCGCCTCCTGGGCGGGCCCTTTTCGGCGATCACCGGTTTACCACAACGTGATGCGTCGTTCGTTTCCGTGGATCAGCCGCTGAATATTCGGGAGGAGCGCCACCACGATGGCGGCTGCCGTGATGGAAGCGAAGATCGGATGGGCGATCGACGCCGTCTGAGGCGCCGCGATCAGCAGGATCGTGACCACCACCAGCCCCCCGATCCCAACCGTCAGCGTCCCCACGGACGCGAACCGACTGAGATACAGCGTGAGCACGGCCAACGGAGCCGTGATCAGTCCCGCAATCGGGTTCAACGCCAACAACGCCGAGATCGCCGTCATGCCGCCGGCGCCGCCGCGCAGCCGCAGGAACAAACTCCAGTTGTGCCCTACCACCGCCATACTACCCGCCAGCGCGGCGCCGTACTCCCCTGAGTTCAGCACATATCGCGCCAAACACACAGCTGCAATGCCCTTCAATGCATCTCCTAATACCGTCAAAATCGCCGGTCCCAGTCCCAGGGCGCGCCATACGTTCGTCCCGCCCGTTCGACCGCTCCCGTGCTGGCGGATATCAATGCCATGGGCACGCCCCACAAGATATCCTACCGGGATCGATCCCAACAGGTAACCCAGGACCGCCGCGATTACAACCCGCAACCACATTCCTTCGGACCTCCTATCCTTGAAATCCCGACCAGGCCTTTACGCCTGACTTCTCTACTCGAGCGGACAAGCTCCTATCCGCCTCATCCGAAACAACAACTACGCAAGAGCTTTACCCAACGATTCGCTCCACCCCCTTCCCAAGCAAGGTGGTAGAGAAACCAGATAAAACCTGAACAACGAACCCCTCACGGCAGGCCCACGCATCGGCGAGTCGAGAACGAACGCTCCACCCACCGTCGGATTGTCCAGCTTTTAGCTGATTTCCCTACGTGCTTTCACGCCTGGCGTGATGAGATACGAGCCCTCCCCCCGTGCCAGCTATATATAACCCCGTTCCGCCCGCAAGGGTACGCCCAATCGCCTGGAAGTGCCCTCCACCGCGGCCCAGATGGCATCCAACCGCTCCACCTCCCGCAGGTCCATCTCCTCGGTCAACCCATTACGAGTGCCCAGAATGGCGGGGATGCCGGCGGGGCCGGAGTGCCAGGCGCGCAGATGTTCCACCAGCCAGACCTCCACATCAGGCAGGGAGAGGAGGGTCGCATCCACCCCGCCCCACAGGCAGAAGTGTCGCCCCACCACGGAGCGCAGGTCCGACAGGCTCCCCCGGTCCCCTTCGCAGAAGCCCTGCAACCCATCCACCTCCGCGGCCACCACATCCTCGAAGACGGGGGAGAGCGCCCCCGGGGCCCGGAGGAAGAAGAGCAACCCCTGCTGGTGGACCACATGCGCGAGCAATGTCAGGAACGGGAAATACACCTGTCGCAGCCGCTCCGGAGGCCACCGCAGCCCGCTGCGCCCGGCCAGCGGATCGCTGATCATCAGGGCATCGGCGCCCGCGTCCGCGATCTGACGAGCCAGATGCTGCAGGTCCAACACGCACTCGGCGAAGAGGGAGGAGATCTGCGAGGAGGCCTGGGCCATATGCTCGCGCGTGGCGGTCGTCCCCCAAACCCGCATGGCCCGGATCAAAAGGCCAGAGGCCAGTGCCACGACGAAGAGATCGGTCTCAGACCGCCACTGCCGTATCCAGAAGAGGGCATCATCCGAGGACTGGTCGATGAAGGAGACCGTGACCACATCATGTCCCAGCCGCTCGATGACGGCGCGTCGGGCGGCCCACGGTACCGGTTGATCCTGATGAAGCCCCACCAGCTCACGCACCAGGCGATCGGACACGACGATCTCGCCGATAGGGGTACGATCTACCGGGTATCCGGCCAACAGGTCATGCACCCGGTCGCGCCGTCTGACGGGTGACAAGCGAGATTCAACTTTCACGGAGCACCTGAGAGATCGCACGAATATGGTCCGGCGTGGTGCCACAACACCCGCCGATCACCTTGAACCCTTCGGCCGCCCACTGCCGCGCATAGGCGGCCAGCGCCTCCGGCGTCATATCATAGACCGGCTGCCCTCCTTCCATACGCGGCAGCCCCGCGTTGGGCTTGACGATCGTAGGGATCTCCGGTGCCACGGAGCGCATCGCACGCGCGGCAGCGGCGGTCTCCTCGACCTCACGCCCGCAATTGGCCCCCATGGCCGTTACCCCCAGCGACTTGAGCAATTCGGCGGCCTCCTCCGGGCGGACTCCCATCATCGTACGCCCGCCGCTGTCGAAGCTCATGGTGGCGAAGATGGGCACGTCCGGCGCGGCGCGGCGAACGCCCTCCACGGCCGCGCGCATCTCCTCCAGATCGCTCATGGTCTCGATCTGAAAGAGATCTACTCCCACCTCCGCCAACGCGGCCGCCTGCCGATGGAAGACCTCCACGGCCTCCTCGAAGGAGAACGTCCCCAGCGGGGCCATCATCTCCCCGGTGGGGCCGATATCCCCCGCGACGAACGCCCGATCGCCGGCCGCCTGCCTGGCCAGCTCCGCAGCGCGACGATTGATCTCGTCGGCATGGGCGTCAAGTCCCCCCCTGGACAGACGCGGCAACGTGCCCCCAAACGTGCACGTCAGGATGATCTCCGCCCCAGCGTCCAAATAGGCCTTGTGTAGCTTCGTGATCTCCTCCGGCCGCTCCCACACCCAACGCTCCGGCGGGGTCCCCACGGGCAATCCCGCCCGCTGAAGCATGGTCCCCGTCGCACCATCCGCGATGATCACCTCAGGGGCGCGTAGGCGCTCCAACAACCGATCCGACATGAAACGACTCCTCGATGATTTGTCCGTGTGATGCCACCGGCTTGATCAGTGTAAGATCTTGCTCAGGAAAAGCTTCGTGCGCTCATGACGAGGATTGGAGAACAGCTCCTCGGGCGTGGCCTCCTCGATGATCTGCCCCTCGTCCATGAAGACCATACGATTCCCCGCGTTGCGGGCAAACCCCATCTCATGGCTGACCACCACCATCGTCATGCCCTCACGCGCCAGATCCAACATGACGTCCAACACTTCTTTGATCATCTCCGGGTCCAGCGCGCTGGTCGGCTCGTCGAAGAGCATGATCTTGGGCTGCATGGCCAGCGCCCGGGCGATGGCGACCCGCTGCTGCTGGCCGCCGGAGAGCTGGCTGGGATATGCATCGGCCTTCTCCGGGATGCCTACCTTGGCCAGCAGGTCGTGGGCAATGCGCTCCGCCTCCTCCCGGGAGCGCCGACGCACCACCCGCTGGGCCAACACGATGTTCTCCAGCGCGGTCAGGTGTGGGAACAGGTTGAACGACTGGAACACCATCCCCACCTCGGCCCGCACCGCGTTGATATCCGTGTGCCGATCCGTCAGGGAGATGCCGTCGATGATGACCTCCCCGGATGTGGGCGTCTCCAGATGGTTGATGCAACGCAACAGGGTGGATTTGCCCGATCCGCTGGGGCCGACGACGACCACGACCTCGCCGCGAGAGACGTCCAGATTCACCCCGCGCAACGCGTGCACATGGCCGAACCGCTTATGCAAGTTCCGAATCTGGATGATGCTATCGCGCATCGATGCTCCACCTCCTCTCGATCCACCGCACCAGCAGGGAGAGCATCAGCGTCATCGCCAGGTACAAAAGGGCAACGGAGTTGTACCCCTCGAACGCGCGAAACGTGCGCGAGATGTAGAGTCGCCCCATCTGCAACAGATCCGGGATCGCCAGCACGGCCACCAGGGACGAGTCCTTGAGCATGGCGATGAAATCGTTGCCCAAAGGGGGCAGGATCACCCGGATCGCCTGAGGCAACACCACGTAGCGCATGGCCTGCATGTAGGTCATGCCCAAAGAGCGGGCCGCCTCCATCTGTCCGCGGTGAATGGACTCGATGCCGGCGCGATACACCTCCGCCAGGTATGCGCCGTAGCCGATGGCCAGGCCCAGGATCGCCTCCTGGATATCGCTCAGCGTGATGGCCCCGCCGGTGGAATCGCGCAGTCGTGGAGAGATGACGAACCCCGCATAGAGCAAGATGACGAGCATGGGGATGCCCCGGATGATTTCGACATATAACGTGGAGACGGCGTACAGCACGGGGTTGCGGGACACCCGCATGAGCCCGGCGACCAGCCCAATGATCAGCGCCAACCCGTAAGCCGTAAAGGTCGCCTGCAACGTGACGCGCAGCCCCGGGATGATGAACTGAAAGACGTCACGATACTGCGGGGAGGTGAGCACACCGATGGTCACGTACAGCCCGACCACCACGACGATCAAGACCCACCAGGGGAAGGTGGACACGTCGAACTTGGTCCACACCCCGCCCCGCGACGCGTCCTCGGCCAGGCCGCCCGTCGGCTGAGTCAGATCACCCGTTCCCGATTCCATCAACTCACTCCTCCCACAAGATGAGCCAACATCAGCACGGCCATCCGACCATACCCGTAGGGGATGGACGGACGGCCGTGCACTTCCTACCCACCTCTCAGCGCTCTGCGCCGGACGGTATCAGCTGCCGAACCACTTCTCGTAGATCTTGTCGTACGTGCCATCCGCCTTGATTTCCTTCAACGCCTTGTTCAAGGCGTCTCGGATCTCCGGCTTGTTCTTGTTGACGGCGATCCCATAGAACTCATCGGTGAAGGGCTCACCCACCAGCTTGGCATTGAGCTCCGGGTTCGCCTTGATGATCTCCGCCGAGGTGGGCGTGTCGTTGACCACGGCATCCACATCCCCGTTGGCCAACGCCTGGAAGGCGATGGTGATCTCCTCGTAGCGCTTGACCTCGGCTCCCTCGATCTTGGAGGCCTCGATATCCCCGGTCGTCCCCAACTGGACACCGATCCGCTTCCCCTTCAGATCCTCAACGCTCTTGATCTCATCATTGGTCGCCAGCACGGCGATGCTCTGGCCCGCGTTGAAGTAAGGATCGGTGAAGTCGACGATCTGGGCGCGCTCCTCCGTGATCGTCACCGCGGAGCAGACGACATCGAATTCCCCGGAGGCCAGCGCGGCGAAGATCCCATCCCACTTCGTGTTGATGAGCTCGTAGTCGAACCCGGCCCGCTTCGCCAGCGCATCGATCAGATCCACGTCGAAGCCGACGATGTTCCCGGACTCGTCCACGAACTCAAAGGGCGGATACTCGGCGTTCATGCCGACCTTAATCTTGACCTTGGCCGTTTCCCCCGCGGGCGCCGCCTCAGACTCCGCCGGCGCCACAGGCGTCGCCGGCGGGGCGCAGGCGGTCACCACCAACGCCAAGATCAGTGCCACGATGATCCAGCTGAATCGATGAAAAGTACGCATCATCCCTCACTCCTCCTGAGAGAAATATTCGGGCTCATCCACGGGGCGTGTATCGCCGGTAGAGGTCCAGCATGCTGAACCCCGCGAAACTGCGCATCTCCGGGAGATGAGCCAATATTCAGAGCCTGAGCACTAGCAGGCTCCATCCGGCCACCAACCATCCAAACCCCAGGGGCCTTCCTCACGCCCCCTGGAGCTGCCACACGGCTCGGTTCGCTACGACGGTCACCGCCGCCTCACCGGCGGACTGCAGGACGCTCAAACACGCCCGGATGGTGGTCAACGACAGATAATAGATCGCCGGGGCGGTGATGGAGATCCCCATAGCTCGTGCCACGGAGGCGAGGACCTCCGTCGCCTCCGCGGGCGTCTCCAGGGCCGCCCGCACCAGATCCAGGATCCGCTGAATGCGCTGGAGGTTCGCCTCCACCACGGGCGCGATCTCCTGAAGGGCCGCGCCATGCCCGGGCACAAACCAGGCAAACCTCTCCGCCAGGGAGGCCAGCCGCTCCAAACTCTCCCGGGCCTGCCCCACATGCACATAAAAGGGGATGCCGTACTTCTCCAGCACCTCCGGTTGAAAGAAGGCATCCCCGGCGAAACAAACGTCCCGCCAGGCGACCATCATCTGATTCTGGGCGTGCCCGGGGGCGGGAATCGCCTCCAC
The sequence above is a segment of the Chloroflexota bacterium genome. Coding sequences within it:
- a CDS encoding homocysteine S-methyltransferase family protein, encoding MSDRLLERLRAPEVIIADGATGTMLQRAGLPVGTPPERWVWERPEEITKLHKAYLDAGAEIILTCTFGGTLPRLSRGGLDAHADEINRRAAELARQAAGDRAFVAGDIGPTGEMMAPLGTFSFEEAVEVFHRQAAALAEVGVDLFQIETMSDLEEMRAAVEGVRRAAPDVPIFATMSFDSGGRTMMGVRPEEAAELLKSLGVTAMGANCGREVEETAAAARAMRSVAPEIPTIVKPNAGLPRMEGGQPVYDMTPEALAAYARQWAAEGFKVIGGCCGTTPDHIRAISQVLRES
- a CDS encoding amino acid ABC transporter ATP-binding protein, which codes for MRDSIIQIRNLHKRFGHVHALRGVNLDVSRGEVVVVVGPSGSGKSTLLRCINHLETPTSGEVIIDGISLTDRHTDINAVRAEVGMVFQSFNLFPHLTALENIVLAQRVVRRRSREEAERIAHDLLAKVGIPEKADAYPSQLSGGQQQRVAIARALAMQPKIMLFDEPTSALDPEMIKEVLDVMLDLAREGMTMVVVSHEMGFARNAGNRMVFMDEGQIIEEATPEELFSNPRHERTKLFLSKILH
- a CDS encoding amino acid ABC transporter permease — translated: MESGTGDLTQPTGGLAEDASRGGVWTKFDVSTFPWWVLIVVVVGLYVTIGVLTSPQYRDVFQFIIPGLRVTLQATFTAYGLALIIGLVAGLMRVSRNPVLYAVSTLYVEIIRGIPMLVILLYAGFVISPRLRDSTGGAITLSDIQEAILGLAIGYGAYLAEVYRAGIESIHRGQMEAARSLGMTYMQAMRYVVLPQAIRVILPPLGNDFIAMLKDSSLVAVLAIPDLLQMGRLYISRTFRAFEGYNSVALLYLAMTLMLSLLVRWIERRWSIDAR
- a CDS encoding basic amino acid ABC transporter substrate-binding protein, which codes for MMRTFHRFSWIIVALILALVVTACAPPATPVAPAESEAAPAGETAKVKIKVGMNAEYPPFEFVDESGNIVGFDVDLIDALAKRAGFDYELINTKWDGIFAALASGEFDVVCSAVTITEERAQIVDFTDPYFNAGQSIAVLATNDEIKSVEDLKGKRIGVQLGTTGDIEASKIEGAEVKRYEEITIAFQALANGDVDAVVNDTPTSAEIIKANPELNAKLVGEPFTDEFYGIAVNKNKPEIRDALNKALKEIKADGTYDKIYEKWFGS
- a CDS encoding MBL fold metallo-hydrolase, with the protein product MERIQLTDAVYQLRGGTNVGLVVQDGRALVVDAGLDRDAGRRIARAARQLGVDIEAVVITHAHADHFGGAAEVKRRTGAAVYAPDFEAAIVEHPELEGYYLFSGAYPPAELRHKFILAPGCAVDGRLEPGEQEIAGFVVEAIPAPGHAQNQMMVAWRDVCFAGDAFFQPEVLEKYGIPFYVHVGQARESLERLASLAERFAWFVPGHGAALQEIAPVVEANLQRIQRILDLVRAALETPAEATEVLASVARAMGISITAPAIYYLSLTTIRACLSVLQSAGEAAVTVVANRAVWQLQGA